The proteins below are encoded in one region of Engystomops pustulosus chromosome 8, aEngPut4.maternal, whole genome shotgun sequence:
- the LOC140075016 gene encoding cytochrome P450 2W1-like has protein sequence MAFLLWYIADSVSIALALSTLLIFLLHFRNKKSPYNLPSGPTPLPLIGNLHLLDIRRPDLSLMKLAEKYGPIFTIHMGMSKAVVLTGLETIKDALVDSADQFSDRAALPIFHAIQRGNGVFFASGEMWRTTRRFTMSSMRNLGMGKKHIEDKIIEELQYLTDKIESYAGEKFKLKEFACGPTNITFAMLFGNRFDYTDPVYMQLLDLIDDIVILLGSPYLQLFNLYPTLAIFLKTHKIILEKIDKISNVLKTDIQAKRGKIDVNCLYTFIETIVAKQEKERTNKDTLFHDDNVLATVLDLVMAGTETTATTLQWGILLMMKYPEVQKKVQRELHSVLESGRLPRFEDRNNMPYTHAVIHEVQRFANLIPHIPHATSMDTYFKGYCIPKGTTVIPLLTSVLYDKNHWETPFQFNPNHFLDAEGKFVKKEAFVPFSAGRRLCLGESLAKMELFIFFTGLLQKFTFTPPHGMMESQLDLDADPCFTLRPQPHLECCAVVK, from the exons ATGGCCTTTTTGCTCTGGTACATAGCGGATTCAGTCTCCATTGCTCTGGCGCTGAGCACATTACTCATATTCCTGTTACACTTTAGGAATAAGAAGTCTCCATATAACTTACCTTCAGGTCCAACCCCACTGCCTCTAATAGGAAACCTGCACTTACTGGACATCAGGAGGCCGGACCTCTCTCTGATGAAG CTTGCAGAAAAATATGGCCCAATATTCACCATTCACATGGGCATGAGTAAGGCCGTAGTGCTTACTGGGCTGGAGACCATAAAAGACGCCCTTGTGGATAGTGCAGACCAGTTCTCCGACCGAGCTGCGCTTCCTATATTTCATGCTATCCAAAGAGGAAATG GTGTGTTTTTTGCATCTGGAGAAATGTGGAGAACAACAAGACGCTTCACAATGTCCAGTATGAGGAACCTGGGCATGGGCAAGAAACATATAGAAGACAAAATCATAGAGGAACTGCAATATCTCACAGACAAGATTGAGTCTTACGCCG GTGAGAAGTTTAAACTGAAAGAGTTTGCCTGTGGCCCCACAAACATTACCTTTGCCATGTTATTTGGCAACAGGTTTGATTATACTGATCCAGTCTACATGCAACTGCTGGACTTGAttgatgatattgtcattttgcTTGGATCACCTTACTTACAG ttgttTAACCTCTACCCAACACTTGCGATTTTTCTGAAAACGCACAAGATCATATTGGAAAAGATTGACAAGATTTCCAATGTTTTAAAAACTGACATTCAGGCCAAAAGAGGGAAAATAGATGTTAACTGCCTGTACACATTCATCGAAACTATAGTCGCCAAGCAAGAAAAG GAGCGGACAAACAAAGACACTCTTTTTCATGATGATAATGTGCTAGCCACAGTACTAGACCTGGTTATGGCCGGCACAGAGACCACCGCTACAACACTGCAATGGGGGATTCTGCTGATGATGAAGTATCCAGAAGTGCAAA AAAAAGTTCAAAGAGAACTCCATTCAGTCCTTGAATCTGGACGTCTCCCAAGATTTGAGGATAGAAATAATATGCCCTACACCCACGCTGTGATACATGAAGTTCAAAGATTTGCCAACCTTATTCCACATATTCCTCATGCCACATCTATGGACACTTATTTCAAAGGTTATTGTATCCCAAAG GGAACGACTGTGATCCCGCTGCTTACATCTGTTCTGTACGACAAGAATCACTGGGAGACGCCATTCCAGTTTAATCCCAACCATTTCTTGGATGCTGAAGGGAAATTTGTAAAGAAAGAAGCTTTTGTGCCCTTCTCTGCAG GGCGCAGACTTTGTTTGGGAGAAAGTCTGGCAAAGATGGAACTATTCATATTTTTTACAGGATTACTTCAAAAATTCACATTTACCCCTCCACACGGTATGATGGAAAGTCAATTAGACCTGGATGCCGACCCGTGTTTCACGCTAAGGCCGCAGCCTCACCTGGAGTGTTGTGCTGTGGTGAAATAA